From Phaeocystidibacter marisrubri, the proteins below share one genomic window:
- a CDS encoding glycosyltransferase family 2 protein, with protein MENPILSVIVCTYNRERYILRNLECLLQQTLDKSKYEVVLVNNNSPDNTDAICKEFIAAHPDLRVTYSIEYNQGHTWARNRGIAESKGKYLAFIDDDAFVRPEYCEETIRFFEENPKVDVIGGKLYPLYDDCDEPKWMSKWLLPLVAALDMGDQPKAFAKRKFPTGANMAYRKECFDKAGVFDVELGRRGDGLEGGDEKDMVFRIKKVGGLVYYAPKVVVDHIIPPKRITMEYVKGLAMGVGGHERTRLQKEGAGAMVIKWMLELVKIGGTALLYLSFLLKGQHIKGWTLVKFRYWVVMGLLGAKPHQG; from the coding sequence ATGGAAAATCCTATTCTATCGGTTATCGTTTGTACGTATAACCGTGAGCGATATATTCTTCGAAATCTCGAATGTCTGTTACAGCAAACACTCGACAAATCGAAGTACGAAGTGGTTCTGGTCAACAACAACAGCCCAGATAACACCGATGCTATTTGTAAGGAGTTCATAGCGGCACATCCAGACTTGCGCGTAACCTATTCCATTGAATACAATCAAGGTCATACATGGGCAAGGAATAGAGGTATTGCCGAGTCCAAAGGAAAATACCTCGCGTTTATTGACGATGATGCCTTTGTTCGTCCTGAATACTGCGAAGAAACCATCCGATTCTTTGAAGAGAATCCAAAAGTAGATGTCATTGGCGGCAAGCTCTATCCGCTCTACGATGATTGTGATGAACCCAAGTGGATGAGCAAATGGCTGCTTCCATTGGTGGCTGCTCTCGATATGGGCGATCAACCCAAAGCCTTTGCCAAGCGAAAATTTCCAACGGGAGCGAATATGGCGTACCGCAAGGAGTGTTTCGACAAAGCAGGAGTGTTTGATGTGGAGCTAGGGCGAAGAGGAGATGGTCTTGAAGGTGGAGATGAGAAAGACATGGTCTTCCGTATCAAGAAAGTTGGAGGACTCGTGTACTACGCTCCTAAAGTTGTGGTCGATCACATCATTCCACCTAAGCGCATCACCATGGAATACGTCAAAGGCCTGGCAATGGGAGTTGGTGGACATGAGCGAACACGACTTCAAAAAGAAGGTGCGGGCGCTATGGTCATCAAATGGATGCTGGAGCTCGTTAAGATTGGTGGGACAGCCCTACTCTATCTTAGCTTTCTCTTGAAAGGTCAGCACATCAAAGGCTGGACACTTGTCAAGTTTCGCTATTGGGTAGTGATGGGGCTTTTAGGCGCTAAGCCTCACCAAGGATAA